Proteins from one Malania oleifera isolate guangnan ecotype guangnan chromosome 4, ASM2987363v1, whole genome shotgun sequence genomic window:
- the LOC131152682 gene encoding peroxisomal adenine nucleotide carrier 1-like — protein sequence MAFDLESLSEATSGAVGALLSTTILYPLDTCKTKYQAEARAQGQQKYRNLSDVLLEAISTRQVLSLYQGLGTKNLQSFIAQFVYFYGYSYFKRTYLEFSGSKFIGTKVNLIVAAAAGACTAIITQPLDTASSRMQTSAFGKSKGLWATLTEGTWSEAFDGLGISLLLTSNPAIQYTVFDQLKQRLLKEKLKNTQKGSSPQALSAFSAFVLGAISKSIATILTYPAIRCKVMIQAADSNDDGAKKDRRRSQKTISGIIYSIWRKEGVLGFFKGLHAQILKTVLSSALLLMIKEKITRTTWILILAVRRYLFLSRGRIKSA from the exons ATGGCCTTTGATCTAGAATCCCTGTCGGAGGCGACTTCGGGGGCCGTCGGAGCTCTCTTGAGCACAACGATCTTGTACCCTCTTGATACCTGTAAGACCAAGTACCAGGCCGAGGCTCGAGCCCAAGGACAACAAAAATACAG GAATCTCTCGGATGTTCtgttggaagcaatttcaacTCGTCAGGTTCTTTCGCTGTATCAAGGTTTGGGGACAAAGAACCTGCAATCGTTCATTGCTCAGTTTGTTTACTTTTATGGGTACAGCTATTTCAAAAGAACATATTTGGAATTCAGTGGTTCTAAATTTATTGGGACAAAAGTAAATTTAATTGTCGCTGCTGCTGCTGGGGCTTGTACTGCAATCATTACCCAG CCTCTGGATACAGCATCCTCGAGGATGCAGACAAGTGCCTTTGGAAAATCCAAAGGGCTTTGGGCAACCCTCACCGAAGGTACTTGGAGTGAAGCATTTGATGGCCTTGGCATCTCTCTTCTTTTGACCTCAAACCCTGCTATTCAG TATACGGTTTTTGATCAGCTGAAACAAAGACTCTTAAAGGAAAAGCTCAAAAATACACAGAAGGGGTCGTCCCCTCAAGCTCTTTCTGCCTTCTCAGCTTTTGTGCTAGGTGCAATATCAAAGAGCATTGCCACCATTTTAACGTATCCAGCAATCAG GTGTAAGGTCATGATTCAAGCTGCAGATTCGAATGATGATGGAGCCAAGAAGGATCGGCGAAGATCACAGAAAACAATTTCTGGCATTATTTATTCTATTTGGAGAAAAGAAGGGGTGTTGGGTTTTTTTAAAGGATTGCATGCTCAGATCTTGAAAACTGTTTTGAGCTCTGCGTTACTTCTGATGATCAAAGAGAAAATCACCAGAACCACTTGGATTCTTATACTTGCAGTCAGAAGGTATCTATTCCTCAGCCGTGGTAGAATAAAAAGTGCTTAA